The following are encoded in a window of Mannheimia varigena genomic DNA:
- a CDS encoding TRAP transporter large permease subunit, which produces MTVVIFLSVLLGSILLGIPVAFALLVCGVALMLHLDLFDAQILAQQIVSGADSFSLMAIPFFILAGEIMNEGGLSKRIIDLPMKLVGHKRGGLGFVAILAAMIMASLSGSAVADTAAVAAMLLPMMKTTGYPIDKSAGLIGTAGIIAPIIPPSIPFIVFGVASGVSITKLFLAGIFPGIMMGICLAALWWWQAKRLDLMTFSKATKEELCISFKNSIWALLLPVIIIGGFRSGMFTPTEAGAVATFYALIVSLFVYREMKLKDLYKVVLAAAKTTAVVMFLVAAANVTGWLITVAELPTMLTELLEPLIENPTTLLLVIMLAVFIIGMVMDLTPTVLILTPVLMPLVEEAGIDPVYFGVLFILNTSIGLITPPVGNVLNVITGVSKLPFDQAAKGVFPYLMMMIALLLLFVFFPSLVLVPLSWMQ; this is translated from the coding sequence ATGACTGTTGTAATTTTTCTTTCCGTATTACTTGGCTCGATTTTATTAGGCATTCCGGTTGCATTTGCACTTTTAGTCTGCGGCGTGGCTTTAATGCTGCACTTAGATCTGTTTGATGCTCAAATCCTTGCTCAACAAATCGTCAGTGGTGCAGACAGCTTCTCACTAATGGCGATCCCGTTCTTCATCCTTGCCGGTGAAATTATGAACGAAGGTGGTTTGTCTAAACGCATTATCGACTTACCGATGAAGTTAGTCGGCCACAAACGGGGTGGATTGGGCTTCGTGGCAATTTTAGCCGCAATGATTATGGCAAGCCTCTCGGGTTCTGCGGTGGCGGACACGGCAGCGGTGGCGGCAATGTTGTTACCGATGATGAAAACCACCGGTTATCCGATTGATAAATCTGCGGGCTTAATCGGCACGGCAGGGATTATCGCCCCGATTATTCCGCCAAGCATTCCGTTTATCGTGTTTGGTGTAGCGAGTGGTGTGTCGATTACCAAATTGTTCTTAGCCGGTATCTTCCCGGGCATTATGATGGGTATCTGCTTGGCGGCTCTCTGGTGGTGGCAAGCAAAACGTTTGGATTTAATGACCTTCTCAAAAGCAACCAAAGAAGAGTTATGTATCTCGTTTAAAAACAGTATTTGGGCGTTATTGTTACCTGTTATCATCATCGGCGGTTTCCGCTCAGGGATGTTCACCCCAACTGAGGCAGGTGCGGTTGCGACGTTCTATGCGTTGATTGTTTCACTGTTCGTTTACCGTGAAATGAAACTCAAAGACTTATACAAAGTGGTATTAGCGGCAGCAAAAACAACCGCAGTGGTAATGTTCTTGGTAGCAGCGGCAAACGTAACCGGCTGGTTAATCACGGTGGCAGAGTTACCGACAATGCTCACCGAATTACTAGAGCCGTTAATTGAAAACCCAACAACCCTATTATTGGTGATTATGCTTGCGGTATTTATTATCGGTATGGTGATGGATTTAACCCCAACCGTATTAATTCTAACCCCGGTATTGATGCCGTTAGTGGAAGAAGCAGGTATCGACCCGGTGTACTTTGGTGTGTTATTCATCTTAAACACCTCAATCGGCTTAATTACCCCACCGGTGGGCAACGTGTTAAACGTGATTACCGGTGTGTCAAAATTACCATTTGACCAAGCAGCAAAAGGTGTTTTCCCTTACTTAATGATGATGATCGCATTGTTGTTACTCTTTGTTTTCTTCCCATCATTGGTACTTGTGCCCTTGAGCTGGATGCAGTAA
- a CDS encoding YhcH/YjgK/YiaL family protein yields MFFGHISNYNPKQYPKAIQFALDYLKNTDFDAMEAGVYELKGRDIYVQVLDLDTKEKSAYQPEVHQNYLDVQYLHKGVELMAAAIDSGNNPVAAEYNPVRDIQFYSSVQNENEFRCEAGNFAVFFPEDTHRTAIFAGEAKIRKVVVKIKMSEI; encoded by the coding sequence ATGTTTTTCGGTCATATTTCAAATTACAACCCGAAGCAGTACCCAAAAGCGATTCAGTTCGCCTTGGATTATTTAAAAAATACCGATTTTGATGCGATGGAAGCCGGCGTTTATGAACTTAAAGGACGTGATATTTATGTTCAGGTGTTGGATTTAGACACTAAAGAGAAATCTGCTTATCAGCCGGAAGTGCACCAAAATTATTTAGACGTGCAGTATTTGCATAAAGGGGTAGAGTTAATGGCGGCAGCTATTGATTCTGGCAACAATCCAGTTGCAGCGGAATATAACCCTGTGCGTGATATTCAATTTTATTCATCGGTGCAAAATGAAAATGAATTCCGCTGTGAGGCAGGTAATTTTGCAGTGTTCTTCCCTGAGGATACACACCGAACAGCTATTTTTGCAGGAGAAGCAAAAATCCGCAAAGTGGTGGTAAAAATTAAAATGAGTGAAATTTGA
- a CDS encoding sugar ABC transporter substrate-binding protein, whose product MKSKLFKATLLTSALALSTSLFAAEKPQIALLMKTLSNEYFISMQQGAEEAAKKMNVDLTIQVAEKEDSTEQLVGLVENMIAKKVDAIIVTPNDSIAFIPAFQKAEKAGIPIIDLDVRLDAEAAKKAGLKFNYVGVDNFNGGYLEAKNLAEAMGKKGNVAILEGIPGVDNGEQRKAGALKAFSEYPDIKIVASQSANWETEQALNVTTNILTANPSIQGIFAANDNMAIGAVTAIENAGLAGKVLITGYDGIPLAIEYVKQGKMQNTIDQLPKKQVAVAIEHAIKQINKQDIPEVYYIDPVVIDQAEAKKNY is encoded by the coding sequence ATGAAATCTAAACTATTCAAAGCAACACTTCTAACAAGTGCATTAGCTCTTTCTACTTCTCTTTTTGCAGCAGAAAAACCTCAAATTGCATTATTGATGAAAACATTGAGTAATGAATACTTCATCTCTATGCAACAAGGTGCTGAAGAAGCAGCTAAAAAAATGAATGTAGATTTAACAATCCAAGTAGCAGAAAAAGAAGATTCAACAGAGCAACTTGTTGGATTAGTTGAAAATATGATTGCTAAAAAAGTAGATGCAATTATCGTCACACCAAATGATTCTATTGCCTTTATACCTGCTTTCCAAAAGGCAGAAAAAGCAGGAATCCCAATTATTGATTTAGATGTAAGACTTGATGCTGAAGCTGCCAAAAAAGCTGGCTTAAAATTTAACTATGTTGGTGTAGATAATTTTAACGGCGGTTATTTAGAAGCTAAAAACTTAGCAGAAGCTATGGGAAAAAAAGGAAATGTTGCTATACTTGAAGGTATTCCTGGCGTAGATAATGGCGAGCAGCGTAAAGCCGGTGCATTAAAAGCATTCTCTGAATATCCAGATATAAAAATTGTTGCTTCACAATCCGCCAACTGGGAGACAGAACAGGCTTTAAATGTAACAACTAATATATTAACTGCCAACCCTAGTATTCAAGGTATTTTTGCAGCAAATGATAATATGGCAATTGGTGCAGTTACTGCTATTGAAAATGCAGGATTAGCAGGTAAAGTACTCATAACAGGTTATGATGGTATTCCTCTTGCTATCGAATATGTTAAACAGGGAAAAATGCAGAATACAATTGATCAATTACCTAAAAAACAAGTCGCAGTTGCAATTGAACATGCAATTAAACAAATTAATAAACAAGATATTCCTGAAGTTTATTACATTGACCCAGTAGTCATTGATCAAGCTGAAGCGAAGAAAAATTATTAA
- a CDS encoding TRAP transporter small permease has translation MKAFAQLVGKALEALVVIILSAMSILVFLNVVLRYGFNSSINVTEEVSRYMFVWLAFLGAVLAFSENQHVRVTMLTDKLSPVGRNILSVFTDLAMLFCCYLIVDGSWIQFNLNLNNFAPISGLPQGITFLASTVAGVLIGILIVVRIVATIGVIAKGESK, from the coding sequence ATGAAAGCCTTTGCTCAATTAGTTGGAAAAGCATTAGAGGCATTGGTGGTAATTATTTTATCCGCTATGTCTATCTTGGTTTTCCTCAATGTCGTATTACGTTACGGCTTTAATAGCAGTATTAACGTTACAGAAGAAGTTTCACGTTATATGTTTGTATGGCTTGCTTTCTTAGGTGCAGTATTGGCGTTTAGTGAAAACCAGCACGTTAGAGTAACAATGCTGACAGACAAATTATCGCCGGTTGGTAGAAATATTTTAAGTGTGTTTACTGATTTAGCGATGTTGTTCTGCTGCTACTTAATTGTAGATGGTAGTTGGATTCAATTTAATCTTAACTTGAATAACTTTGCCCCAATTTCGGGCTTACCGCAAGGAATTACTTTCCTTGCAAGCACGGTTGCAGGTGTATTAATCGGTATCTTAATTGTTGTACGCATTGTTGCAACCATTGGCGTAATTGCGAAAGGAGAAAGTAAATGA
- a CDS encoding TRAP transporter substrate-binding protein: MKLFNLKTLAALVAGVAVMSSSAMAEVSLRFGYEAPRSDSQHIAAKKFDDLLKEKTKGEIKLKLFPDSTLGNAQTMISGVRGGTIDIEMSGSPNFTGLEPKLNVIDIPFIFKDREHVYKVLDGEIGQGLLKDLEAQGLKGLAFWDVGFRAFSNSKHAVNKPEDIKGLKVRTNQNPMYIQAFNLLGGNPVPMPLSELYTALETRAVDAQEHPIGIFWSAKLFEVQKHLSLTNHGYTPLIVVMNKAKFDSLSPELQTALLEAAKEAGQFQRDLNVKNEKEIIEKLRKAGVEVIEQVDNAPFKAAIEADVRKSFIEKHGDELLKQVDALAK; this comes from the coding sequence ATGAAACTTTTCAACTTAAAAACTTTGGCAGCGTTAGTAGCAGGTGTTGCGGTAATGAGCTCATCAGCAATGGCGGAAGTCTCATTACGTTTTGGTTACGAAGCACCACGCTCAGACAGCCAACACATCGCGGCGAAAAAATTTGATGATCTCCTTAAAGAAAAAACCAAAGGCGAAATCAAATTAAAACTTTTCCCGGACAGCACCTTAGGTAACGCACAAACGATGATCAGCGGCGTGCGTGGCGGTACGATTGATATCGAAATGTCAGGTTCACCAAACTTCACTGGTTTAGAGCCAAAATTAAACGTGATTGACATTCCGTTCATCTTCAAAGATCGTGAGCACGTTTATAAAGTGTTAGACGGTGAAATCGGTCAAGGCTTATTAAAAGATTTAGAAGCTCAAGGCTTAAAAGGCTTAGCATTCTGGGACGTTGGTTTCCGTGCGTTCTCTAACTCAAAACACGCCGTGAACAAGCCGGAAGACATCAAAGGCTTAAAAGTACGTACCAACCAAAACCCAATGTATATTCAAGCCTTCAACTTATTAGGCGGCAACCCGGTGCCAATGCCATTATCTGAGCTTTACACCGCGTTAGAAACCCGTGCAGTTGATGCCCAAGAACACCCAATCGGCATTTTCTGGTCGGCAAAATTGTTTGAAGTACAAAAACACCTAAGCTTAACCAACCACGGCTACACGCCATTAATCGTGGTAATGAACAAAGCGAAATTCGACAGCCTAAGCCCAGAGCTTCAAACTGCATTATTAGAAGCAGCGAAAGAAGCTGGTCAATTCCAACGTGATCTTAACGTGAAAAACGAAAAAGAGATCATCGAGAAATTACGCAAAGCAGGCGTAGAAGTGATCGAACAAGTGGACAATGCGCCGTTCAAAGCCGCAATCGAAGCTGACGTGCGTAAATCATTCATCGAAAAACACGGCGATGAACTATTAAAACAAGTTGATGCGTTAGCGAAATAA
- the yiaK gene encoding 3-dehydro-L-gulonate 2-dehydrogenase — protein sequence MRVSYDDLKAQFKRVLLSRNVREEIAEECATVFADTTQAGAYSHGVNRFPRFIQQLENGDIVPEAVPTKVLSLGAIEQWDAHQAIGNLTAKKMMDRAMELASENGIGVVALRNANHWMRGGSYGWQAAEKGYIGICWTNALAVMPPWGAKECRIGTNPLIIAVPTNPITMVDMSCSMYSYGMLEVHRLAGRQTFVDAGFDDEGNPTRDPATVEKNRRLMPMGFWKGSGLSIVLDMIATLLSNGESTAAVTEDKDDEYCVSQVYIAIEVDRLIDGKTKDEKLNRIMEYVKTAERADPDVAVRLPGHEFTQILADNKANGIPVDDTVWAKLQAL from the coding sequence ATTCGAGTGTCTTATGACGATTTAAAAGCTCAATTCAAACGTGTTTTACTTTCTCGCAATGTGCGTGAAGAAATTGCCGAAGAGTGTGCAACTGTTTTCGCAGACACCACCCAAGCCGGTGCGTATTCACATGGTGTAAACCGCTTCCCACGTTTTATTCAACAATTAGAAAACGGAGACATCGTGCCAGAAGCTGTGCCGACCAAAGTATTGTCATTAGGTGCAATCGAGCAGTGGGACGCTCATCAAGCCATCGGTAACTTAACCGCGAAAAAAATGATGGACAGAGCCATGGAGCTTGCCTCTGAAAACGGTATCGGCGTGGTGGCTCTTCGTAACGCAAACCACTGGATGCGTGGCGGTTCTTACGGCTGGCAAGCGGCAGAAAAAGGTTACATCGGTATCTGCTGGACGAACGCCTTAGCGGTAATGCCACCTTGGGGTGCAAAAGAGTGCCGTATCGGAACGAACCCGTTAATCATCGCAGTGCCGACAAATCCAATCACAATGGTGGATATGTCTTGCTCAATGTACTCTTACGGAATGTTAGAAGTTCACCGCTTAGCAGGTCGCCAAACTTTCGTAGATGCAGGTTTTGACGATGAAGGCAACCCAACTCGTGATCCGGCAACCGTTGAGAAAAACCGCCGCTTAATGCCAATGGGCTTCTGGAAAGGTTCAGGCTTATCTATCGTGTTAGATATGATCGCCACATTATTATCGAACGGTGAATCAACCGCTGCAGTAACAGAAGATAAAGATGACGAATACTGCGTTTCACAAGTCTATATCGCTATTGAAGTGGATCGCTTAATTGACGGAAAAACCAAAGACGAAAAACTCAACCGCATTATGGAATATGTGAAAACCGCAGAGCGTGCTGACCCGGATGTAGCTGTTCGCTTACCGGGACACGAATTTACCCAAATTCTGGCAGATAACAAAGCCAATGGTATTCCGGTGGATGACACAGTTTGGGCGAAATTGCAGGCGTTATAA
- a CDS encoding TRAP transporter substrate-binding protein: MKLTLKPLLAVVTSMTLFSSYVQADQRFRFAYEAPRSDTQHIAAKKFNDLLQEKSNKSIKLSLFPDSTLGNAQTAISGVRGGTIDIAMSSSSNFTGLEPKLNVIDIPFIFKDREHAYKALDGEIGQGLLKSLEAQGLKGLAFWEVGFRAFSNSKHPITKPDDIKGLKIRTNQNPMYIQAFSILGANPVPMPLSELYTALETKAVDAQEHPIGIFWSAKLYEVQKYFSFTNHGYTPLIVVMNKAKFDALSPEQQKVLIETAQEAGQYQRQLNLENEQKIIDSLKKAGIEFVDNLDTTPFKNAVSAETRKAFIEKNGDGLVKAIDELAK; encoded by the coding sequence ATGAAATTGACCCTAAAACCTCTTTTAGCAGTTGTCACTTCGATGACTTTGTTCAGTAGTTATGTTCAAGCTGACCAAAGGTTCCGCTTTGCTTATGAAGCTCCTCGTTCCGACACCCAACATATTGCGGCGAAAAAATTTAATGATTTATTACAAGAAAAATCGAATAAATCCATTAAATTAAGCCTGTTTCCAGACAGCACACTCGGCAACGCCCAAACGGCGATCAGCGGTGTGCGTGGCGGCACCATTGATATTGCAATGTCTAGCTCTTCTAACTTTACCGGTTTAGAACCAAAGCTGAATGTAATCGATATTCCGTTCATTTTTAAAGATCGTGAGCACGCCTACAAAGCCTTAGACGGCGAAATCGGTCAAGGCTTGCTGAAATCCCTTGAAGCCCAAGGTTTAAAAGGCTTAGCGTTCTGGGAAGTGGGTTTCCGAGCATTTTCGAACTCCAAACATCCGATCACCAAACCTGATGATATCAAAGGCTTAAAAATCCGTACTAACCAAAACCCAATGTACATTCAAGCCTTCTCAATCTTAGGGGCAAACCCGGTGCCAATGCCGTTATCTGAGCTTTATACCGCCCTTGAAACCAAAGCGGTTGATGCACAGGAACACCCAATCGGCATTTTTTGGTCGGCAAAACTTTACGAAGTGCAGAAATATTTCAGCTTTACCAACCACGGCTACACCCCGTTAATTGTGGTAATGAACAAAGCGAAATTTGATGCGTTATCGCCTGAACAACAAAAAGTGTTGATCGAAACTGCCCAAGAAGCAGGACAATACCAACGTCAGCTTAACTTAGAGAATGAGCAAAAAATCATTGATTCTCTGAAAAAAGCCGGCATTGAATTTGTTGATAACCTCGACACCACACCGTTCAAAAATGCCGTTTCTGCTGAAACCAGAAAAGCATTTATCGAGAAAAACGGCGACGGCCTTGTTAAAGCGATTGATGAATTAGCGAAGTAA